Proteins co-encoded in one Alcanivorax sp. genomic window:
- a CDS encoding GGDEF domain-containing protein, with product MATLFHVIATASRHIRKTDRPAALKGTAAFLFSATLVSVILTGIAVLIVGERDWLSALVLAIALPLILITPLLYLFATRLIALDRQNRDLQQAAREDHLTGVFNRPHLLGMLERELALSQRHNYIVSVLLIEISDFSQLLDEQGRHVGEQALRLFADGIAEKIRESDLFGRFDGAQFLLVLPHTSFEDATRMGEGLRAIAANLKIKGRIQDDGSRPSVKITAKIGAASTENSGRNLNSLLNEADYALYQNRNERREKPPAADA from the coding sequence ATGGCAACGCTGTTTCACGTTATCGCCACCGCCTCGCGCCACATCAGAAAGACAGACCGGCCGGCAGCCCTCAAGGGCACCGCAGCCTTCCTTTTTTCCGCTACTCTGGTGTCGGTAATCCTGACCGGGATTGCGGTATTGATCGTGGGCGAGCGTGACTGGCTGTCTGCCCTGGTACTGGCCATCGCCCTGCCGTTGATCCTGATTACCCCGTTGCTCTACCTGTTTGCCACCCGTCTTATCGCCCTGGACCGTCAGAACAGGGATCTGCAACAGGCTGCCCGGGAAGATCACCTCACCGGGGTATTCAACCGTCCACACCTGCTTGGCATGCTGGAGCGGGAGTTGGCATTGAGTCAGCGCCACAACTACATCGTTTCAGTGCTGCTCATCGAAATCAGCGACTTCAGCCAGTTGCTGGATGAACAAGGCCGTCATGTGGGAGAGCAGGCGCTGCGTCTGTTCGCCGACGGCATAGCGGAAAAAATTCGCGAAAGCGATCTGTTCGGGCGTTTTGATGGCGCCCAGTTCCTGCTGGTATTGCCCCACACCAGTTTCGAGGATGCCACCCGAATGGGAGAAGGCCTGCGCGCCATTGCCGCCAACCTGAAGATCAAAGGCCGCATCCAGGACGACGGCTCCCGCCCCTCGGTCAAAATCACCGCCAAGATCGGCGCGGCAAGCACAGAAAACAGTGGTCGCAACCTGAACTCACTGCTCAATGAAGCCGATTACGCCCTCTATCAGAACCGTAACGAACGACGGGAAAAACCCCCAGCCGCAGATGCCTGA
- a CDS encoding chalcone isomerase family protein: MVTQTSGRTVGPKLLAASSLLIASLPGLALAEDDWQQCQRADVKALKVFTVGEAALYRQDCNVDDLLSPPLKLAFRYFREVPGDAFAKAAMHFLEKNLDEARFNRLQPELAEFNRYYQDVDDGDRYTMTYEEGGLTLRLNDQTLTQQAGDDFARAYLSIWFGPSPYSAAMKESLLGQR, translated from the coding sequence ATGGTTACGCAAACATCCGGACGCACCGTAGGCCCCAAATTACTGGCTGCCAGCAGCCTGTTGATCGCCAGCCTTCCCGGGCTCGCCCTTGCTGAGGATGACTGGCAACAGTGTCAACGTGCCGACGTGAAAGCCCTCAAGGTATTCACGGTTGGTGAAGCCGCCCTATACCGGCAGGACTGTAATGTGGACGATCTTCTCAGCCCACCACTGAAACTGGCTTTTCGCTACTTCCGGGAAGTGCCGGGGGATGCTTTCGCCAAGGCAGCCATGCATTTTCTCGAAAAGAATCTTGATGAAGCCCGCTTCAACCGGCTGCAGCCAGAGCTTGCTGAGTTCAACAGATACTACCAGGACGTGGATGACGGTGACCGTTACACCATGACCTATGAGGAAGGCGGCCTGACCCTGCGTCTGAACGACCAAACCCTGACCCAACAGGCTGGCGACGACTTCGCTCGAGCCTACCTGTCCATCTGGTTTGGTCCTTCCCCCTATTCTGCCGCCATGAAGGAATCCCTGCTCGGGCAACGCTAG
- a CDS encoding DUF1295 domain-containing protein has protein sequence MDSVMVWLGILLIVATVMWQQQRRSRNAGWVDVFWAWATGITGVVFLLGGSGDWAPRMAALILLVVWSLRLGGHIYRRVRDEEKEDGRYAAMREALGAKAQPVFLLFFWGQALLALGFAMTFKVIGEQQQWNALWVMSGFLLGLLAIAGEGLADRQLSRFKARADSRGKTCREGLWRYSRHPNYFFEWLHWISYPLIAIGASHAAWLWILPLAMFLFLWFVTGIPYTEKQAIKTRGDDYRDYQRTTSAFFPWRPAP, from the coding sequence ATGGACAGTGTAATGGTGTGGCTGGGGATTCTGTTAATCGTCGCCACAGTGATGTGGCAACAGCAACGACGCAGCCGCAACGCCGGCTGGGTTGATGTGTTCTGGGCATGGGCAACCGGTATCACCGGTGTGGTCTTTCTGCTGGGCGGAAGCGGCGACTGGGCCCCCCGTATGGCAGCACTGATCTTGCTGGTGGTCTGGTCATTGCGCCTGGGAGGACACATTTATCGTCGGGTGCGTGACGAAGAAAAAGAAGATGGCCGTTACGCGGCTATGCGAGAGGCGCTGGGTGCCAAAGCGCAACCCGTGTTTCTGCTTTTCTTCTGGGGTCAGGCACTGTTGGCACTGGGGTTTGCCATGACCTTCAAGGTGATTGGTGAACAACAGCAATGGAATGCCCTGTGGGTCATGTCCGGTTTTCTGTTGGGCTTGCTGGCCATCGCGGGTGAAGGACTGGCAGACCGTCAGTTGAGCCGCTTCAAGGCGAGAGCAGACTCCCGGGGCAAGACGTGCCGCGAAGGACTTTGGCGATACTCCCGTCACCCTAATTACTTTTTTGAATGGTTGCACTGGATCAGTTATCCGTTGATCGCCATCGGAGCGAGTCACGCCGCCTGGCTGTGGATACTGCCTCTGGCCATGTTCCTGTTTCTCTGGTTTGTGACCGGTATTCCGTACACGGAAAAGCAAGCCATTAAGACCCGGGGTGATGATTACCGGGATTATCAACGCACCACCAGTGCCTTTTTCCCCTGGAGACCTGCACCATGA
- a CDS encoding nuclear transport factor 2 family protein has translation MKSLPTLAVIALTSGLWGCNSTPAGPYGYTQIYLDERGRCANSHPPDASQVERFIRFYDQLRSGQVTDQIADIYAQDVYFNDTLVTLRDRETLAEHLQKTAEGLDTMTVTLLDVLAPADMNPQVDTAQPDATYLLWEMRAQFSLLGRDRLSYTLGISQLCFNQQGQVVFHQDFWDSSQGLDQHLPILGAPTRWLRKHPDAP, from the coding sequence ATGAAATCGTTACCGACACTGGCAGTAATTGCCCTGACTTCAGGTCTGTGGGGATGCAACAGCACTCCCGCGGGGCCCTATGGCTACACCCAGATTTATCTGGATGAGCGAGGTCGTTGTGCAAACAGTCATCCACCAGATGCCAGCCAAGTAGAACGCTTCATACGCTTCTATGACCAGCTTCGCAGTGGCCAGGTGACCGACCAAATTGCCGACATTTATGCCCAAGACGTGTACTTCAATGACACCCTGGTCACCTTGAGAGACAGAGAAACGCTTGCTGAACACTTGCAGAAGACTGCCGAGGGCCTCGACACCATGACAGTCACCCTGCTGGATGTGTTGGCTCCCGCTGATATGAATCCGCAGGTCGACACCGCTCAACCTGATGCCACTTACCTGCTCTGGGAAATGCGTGCGCAGTTCAGTCTGCTTGGCAGGGACAGGTTGTCTTACACCCTTGGTATCAGCCAGCTTTGTTTTAACCAACAGGGTCAGGTCGTATTCCACCAGGACTTCTGGGACAGCAGTCAGGGACTGGATCAACACCTGCCAATACTGGGAGCACCAACACGATGGTTACGCAAACATCCGGACGCACCGTAG
- a CDS encoding DUF2878 domain-containing protein, whose protein sequence is MKTPTPQFLINLIGFQLLWPAAVLGAASGYSYLAWWVLAAMLLLPVAAGSEWRRDLRMLATGFTVCLLVEPVWLQLGLIDYVDASSRWLAPGWIWALWGGFAISFFYCLAWLQTRPVLAVLFGGLGGAFSVLMGVKLGAAQAPQGEWKLMLVYGAIWAVIVPLFGSLARWFEKSSNTLGNGIRDHG, encoded by the coding sequence ATGAAAACACCGACACCGCAATTTTTGATCAACCTGATTGGTTTTCAGCTGCTTTGGCCGGCCGCCGTGCTGGGGGCCGCCAGCGGTTATTCCTACCTTGCGTGGTGGGTGCTGGCAGCCATGCTGTTGTTGCCCGTGGCGGCAGGCAGTGAGTGGCGCCGCGATTTGCGTATGTTGGCTACCGGATTTACGGTCTGCCTGCTGGTAGAGCCGGTGTGGTTGCAGTTGGGATTGATCGACTATGTAGACGCATCATCGCGCTGGTTGGCGCCAGGATGGATCTGGGCACTGTGGGGCGGTTTCGCAATCAGCTTCTTTTACTGCCTTGCCTGGTTGCAGACGCGACCCGTACTGGCGGTGCTGTTCGGCGGGCTGGGTGGCGCTTTTTCCGTGTTGATGGGGGTCAAGCTCGGTGCCGCTCAGGCTCCCCAGGGGGAGTGGAAACTGATGCTCGTCTATGGCGCAATCTGGGCAGTGATTGTGCCTTTATTCGGTAGTTTGGCACGCTGGTTCGAAAAATCCTCAAATACTTTGGGTAATGGAATACGTGACCATGGATAG
- a CDS encoding cyclopropane-fatty-acyl-phospholipid synthase family protein produces MIIQMAESGLLPDPLVRFGIRRLLGRRLQQEHERKPEALTEALSAAPVAVDQDAANEQHYEVDARFYEKVLGPHLKYSSGYWPSDSSTLADAEEAMLALTCERAELANGQNILEMGCGWGSLTLWMAEHYPGSQVTAISNSASQRAFILARAKERGLSNLNVITADAAAFTPEQQFDRVVSVEMFEHMRNHRTLMARIHDWLVPGGKLFVHVFCHRELTYLFEDKGSSDWMARNFFSGGMMPSWDWLPDCSGALREEQRWAVNGTHYGRTLEAWLVLADTHQKTLTALLDELYGAGEGKRWLQRWRMFFMACAELFNYGGGDEWFVAHYRFARPE; encoded by the coding sequence ATGATTATTCAGATGGCTGAATCCGGCCTGCTGCCGGACCCACTGGTTCGTTTCGGAATTCGTCGCCTGCTCGGCCGCCGCCTTCAGCAGGAGCATGAGCGCAAGCCCGAGGCCCTCACGGAGGCCCTGAGTGCCGCACCGGTGGCAGTGGATCAGGATGCGGCCAACGAGCAACATTATGAAGTGGATGCCCGTTTCTATGAAAAGGTGCTCGGCCCACATCTTAAATATTCCAGCGGTTACTGGCCCAGTGACAGCAGCACTCTGGCCGACGCTGAAGAGGCCATGCTGGCGCTCACCTGCGAGCGTGCAGAACTGGCCAATGGTCAGAATATTCTCGAAATGGGCTGCGGTTGGGGTTCCCTGACCCTGTGGATGGCGGAACATTATCCGGGGAGCCAGGTTACTGCCATTTCCAATTCCGCCTCCCAGCGGGCGTTTATCCTGGCGCGCGCCAAAGAGCGGGGGCTGAGTAATCTCAACGTGATAACGGCAGATGCGGCGGCATTCACCCCCGAGCAACAATTTGACCGTGTTGTGTCGGTGGAAATGTTCGAACATATGCGCAATCACCGCACCCTGATGGCCCGTATCCACGACTGGCTGGTGCCCGGTGGCAAGCTCTTCGTCCACGTGTTCTGTCACCGCGAACTGACCTATCTTTTCGAAGACAAGGGCAGCAGTGACTGGATGGCCCGAAACTTTTTTTCCGGCGGGATGATGCCTTCCTGGGACTGGTTGCCTGATTGCTCTGGTGCACTCCGGGAAGAACAACGCTGGGCGGTCAATGGTACTCACTACGGCCGGACTCTGGAGGCCTGGCTGGTGCTCGCAGACACCCACCAGAAAACCCTCACCGCCTTGCTGGATGAGTTATACGGTGCGGGCGAAGGCAAGCGTTGGTTGCAACGCTGGCGGATGTTTTTCATGGCATGCGCCGAGCTGTTTAACTATGGTGGGGGCGACGAGTGGTTTGTTGCTCACTACCGGTTTGCTCGCCCGGAGTGA
- the purT gene encoding formate-dependent phosphoribosylglycinamide formyltransferase yields the protein MTTIGTPNTPTATRVMLLGSGELGREVAIELIRYGCEVIAVDRYANAPAMQVAQRCHVINMLDGSALRSLVEKEKPALIVPEIEAIATDELLKLEAEGVNVVPTARATNLTMNREGIRRLAAEELGLPTSPYRFAETLEDYQQAVADIGMPCVIKPVMSSSGKGQSTIKSEDDIQKAWDYAQSGGRAGEGRVIVEGFVDFDYEITLLTVRHRDGTTYCDPIGHRQANGDYQESWQPQPMSDAALAASKEVAGAITEALGGMGIFGVELFIKGDQVYFSEVSPRPHDTGLVTLLSQNLSEFALHARAILGLPIPRLEQQGPAASSVLLVEGDSEAMQYQGLDKALAEPDTEIRLFGKPEVHGSRRLGVALALGDDINNARDKANAAIAALSVKL from the coding sequence ATGACCACCATTGGCACCCCCAACACTCCCACGGCTACCCGTGTCATGCTGCTCGGCTCCGGCGAACTGGGCCGGGAAGTCGCCATCGAATTGATCCGCTACGGTTGTGAAGTCATCGCCGTGGACCGTTACGCCAACGCACCGGCCATGCAGGTTGCCCAGCGGTGTCATGTGATCAACATGCTCGATGGCAGCGCCCTGCGCAGTCTGGTGGAAAAGGAAAAGCCCGCGCTGATCGTGCCGGAAATCGAAGCCATCGCTACGGATGAATTGCTCAAGCTGGAAGCAGAGGGCGTAAATGTGGTGCCCACCGCCCGGGCCACCAACCTGACCATGAATCGCGAAGGCATTCGCCGACTGGCCGCCGAAGAACTGGGCCTGCCCACCTCCCCGTATCGCTTTGCGGAAACCCTGGAAGACTACCAGCAGGCCGTAGCCGACATCGGCATGCCCTGCGTGATCAAGCCGGTGATGAGCTCCTCTGGCAAGGGCCAGAGCACCATCAAGAGCGAGGACGACATCCAGAAAGCCTGGGATTATGCCCAGTCCGGTGGCCGTGCCGGGGAAGGCCGGGTCATCGTGGAAGGCTTTGTGGACTTTGATTACGAAATCACCCTGCTGACTGTCCGCCACCGCGACGGCACCACCTACTGTGATCCCATTGGCCATCGCCAGGCCAACGGTGACTATCAGGAATCCTGGCAGCCCCAGCCCATGTCCGATGCGGCGCTGGCGGCGTCCAAAGAGGTGGCCGGTGCCATTACCGAAGCCCTCGGTGGCATGGGCATCTTTGGCGTGGAACTGTTCATCAAGGGCGATCAGGTCTATTTCAGCGAAGTCTCTCCCCGTCCCCATGACACTGGCCTTGTGACCTTGCTGTCCCAGAATCTCTCCGAGTTCGCCCTGCATGCCCGGGCTATTCTTGGCTTGCCCATTCCCCGGCTGGAACAGCAAGGTCCGGCGGCATCCTCTGTGCTGCTGGTGGAGGGCGACTCGGAAGCAATGCAGTATCAGGGACTCGACAAGGCGCTCGCAGAACCGGATACCGAAATACGCCTGTTCGGCAAACCGGAAGTGCATGGCAGCCGCCGACTCGGTGTGGCG
- a CDS encoding OmpA family protein has protein sequence MNAKRFLAASIACASVTATSAVMAEGMPERYFYFGGHISENWIDLGDHYEPDTGSYDNEVTLPGAQLGYRFNRDWSVQAWWERNNSNTDLFGDVDLNIASASLRKHFYGSSAFEPYVGIGAGEFRAEPSNRSGLDDYQETIGTLEAGFQTLLHPHFILDVGARPYYAFDSERWDAEIYAGLNFLIGATSSSNDDEEEEQPAPVDNIVADSDGDGVPDEQDQCSATPAGAQVDATGCELDDDGDGVGNSKDQCAGTPAGALVDETGCQQYLDKDVKETLYVEFEHGKAEVTKASYPKLGNLAEKMRQYPSANLVLEGHTDSTGSAAFNKKLSKERADAVSRVLVDEYEIDAGRVSTEGYGEDKPIADNGTAEGRAKNRRVEAVMKATTKEAQFQ, from the coding sequence ATGAACGCTAAACGTTTTTTAGCAGCGAGCATTGCTTGCGCATCTGTTACTGCCACTTCTGCAGTAATGGCTGAGGGAATGCCCGAGCGTTATTTCTACTTTGGTGGTCATATCAGCGAAAACTGGATTGACCTTGGCGATCACTACGAACCGGATACCGGCAGCTACGACAACGAAGTCACCCTGCCCGGCGCCCAGTTGGGCTACCGGTTCAACCGCGACTGGTCTGTACAGGCCTGGTGGGAACGCAACAATTCCAACACCGACCTGTTCGGTGATGTGGACCTGAACATTGCCAGTGCTTCCCTGCGCAAGCACTTCTACGGCAGTTCAGCCTTCGAACCCTATGTGGGTATCGGTGCCGGTGAATTCCGTGCCGAGCCCAGCAACCGCAGCGGTCTCGACGACTATCAGGAAACCATTGGTACCCTGGAAGCCGGTTTCCAGACCCTGCTGCACCCACACTTCATTCTTGATGTGGGCGCCCGTCCCTACTACGCCTTTGACAGCGAGCGTTGGGATGCAGAAATTTATGCAGGCCTGAACTTCCTTATCGGTGCCACCAGCAGCAGCAACGACGACGAAGAGGAAGAACAGCCCGCACCGGTGGATAACATCGTTGCCGACAGCGACGGCGATGGTGTTCCGGACGAGCAGGACCAGTGCTCTGCTACCCCGGCCGGCGCCCAGGTCGATGCCACAGGCTGTGAACTGGACGACGACGGCGACGGCGTTGGTAACAGCAAGGATCAGTGTGCAGGCACACCTGCAGGTGCACTGGTTGATGAAACCGGCTGTCAGCAATACCTGGACAAAGACGTGAAGGAAACCCTTTACGTTGAGTTCGAGCACGGCAAGGCTGAAGTGACCAAGGCTTCCTACCCGAAACTGGGTAACCTGGCCGAGAAGATGCGTCAGTATCCCTCTGCCAACCTGGTGTTGGAAGGCCACACAGACAGCACCGGCTCCGCAGCCTTCAACAAGAAGCTGTCCAAGGAGCGTGCCGACGCAGTCAGTCGTGTACTGGTTGACGAGTACGAAATCGATGCAGGTCGCGTCAGCACTGAAGGCTATGGTGAAGACAAGCCGATTGCCGACAACGGCACTGCTGAAGGTCGTGCCAAGAACCGTCGTGTAGAGGCGGTGATGAAGGCCACCACCAAGGAAGCACAGTTCCAGTAA
- the tadA gene encoding tRNA adenosine(34) deaminase TadA, which translates to MNDEDWMRRALALAEQAAKVGEVPVGAVLVREDSLLGEGYNQPIIAHDPTCHAEIMALRHAARNEQNYRLPGSTLYVTLEPCTMCFGALVHARVARLVYAASEPRAGVCVSQLQLPQAIFYNHKMMVEGGLLAEESAALLKGFFARRRGR; encoded by the coding sequence GTGAATGATGAAGATTGGATGCGCCGGGCACTGGCCCTGGCGGAACAGGCCGCTAAGGTTGGAGAAGTACCGGTGGGGGCGGTGCTGGTGCGAGAAGACTCGCTGTTGGGGGAGGGTTATAACCAGCCCATTATCGCCCACGATCCCACCTGCCATGCGGAAATCATGGCGCTGCGCCATGCCGCCCGCAACGAACAGAATTATCGCCTGCCGGGCAGCACCCTGTATGTGACGTTGGAGCCCTGCACCATGTGCTTCGGGGCGCTGGTGCATGCCAGAGTGGCGCGGCTGGTGTATGCGGCCAGCGAACCACGGGCCGGGGTCTGTGTGAGTCAGCTGCAGTTGCCGCAAGCGATTTTCTACAATCACAAGATGATGGTCGAGGGCGGGCTGCTGGCGGAGGAGAGTGCAGCGTTGTTGAAGGGTTTTTTTGCCCGCCGGCGGGGGCGGTGA